The following coding sequences are from one Leishmania braziliensis MHOM/BR/75/M2904 complete genome, chromosome 36 window:
- a CDS encoding putative mitochondrial ATP-dependent zinc metallopeptidase, whose translation MFLLFGIALSCFISLVEEFNDRFQDGQSANKSGFARSGISGLFGSVDVKPVNLDNLEVTFDSIRGCDEAKKELEEIVEFLKDPEKFYNLGGRLPKGALLTGPPGCGKTMLAKAIAKEAGVSFFYATGSEFDEMFVGVGARRVRELFAAAKANSPALIFIDEVDALGGRRSRSDHSTSRMTLNQLLAEMDGFDSDDAVIVLAATNTPETLDKALTRPGRLDTTITVDPPDMKGRAEVVQVYLDKIKTDSTVSAMDIARGTTGFTGAELSNLVNLAAIRAAVLNKTKVSSEEIEYAKDRVMMGAESKKIVPEEERRVTAFHEGGHALSAILLRDEGADPVHKATIVPRGNGIMGLVQQQPERDKYSQSKRQCLARLKVCVAGRVGEEILLGPDDITTGAGSDFQQATNMARHMVRQFGFSDAMGFVDYGTPDTAEGAYISDETKLKIEKEVHRLVERAYVETKELLLSHRADLEAIANNLLKYETLSGKDLEKILKGEAIPERPPRLSHAAESKAAPPRGGNSDQPSGQRTIPIS comes from the coding sequence ATGTTCTTGCTCTTCGGAATTGCTCTTAGCTGTTTTATCAGCCTGGTCGAGGAGTTCAACGATCGCTTTCAGGACGGCCAGTCTGCAAACAAGTCAGGATTTGCGCGCTCTGGCATATCTGGCTTGTTCGGCTCTGTCGACGTGAAACCGGTTAATCTGGATAACTTGGAGGTTACGTTTGACAGCATTCGCGGATGCGAtgaggcgaagaaggagctggaggagattGTGGAGTTTCTGAAGGACCCCGAGAAGTTCTACAACTTAGGTGGCCGGCTGCCAAAAGGTGCGCTGCTCACCGGTCCGCCAGGGTGCGGGAAAACCATGCTGGCAAAGGCGATTGCCAAGGAGGCCGGCGTGAGCTTCTTCTACGCCACCGGGAGTGAGTTCGATGAGATGTTTGTTGGCGTTGGCGCCCGCCGCGTTCGCGAGCTTTTCGCAGCCGCAAAGGCCAACTCGCCAGCTTTAATTTTCATCGACGAGGTGGACGCGTTAGGCGGTCGCCGCTCTCGTTCTGACCACAGCACCTCTCGCATGACGTTGAACCAGCTCTTAGCAGAGATGGACGGCTTCGACTCCGATGATGCCGTTATTGTTCTCGCTGCCACGAACACCCCTGAAACGCTGGATAAGGCACTCACGCGCCCCGGTCGTCTGGACACAACCATCACCGTTGACCCCCCGGATATGAAAGGACGTGCGGAGGTGGTTCAGGTGTACCTTGACAAGATTAAGACAGACAGTACGGTCAGTGCAATGGACATTGCACGCGGAACAACTGGCTTCACAGGTGCCGAGCTCAGCAACTTGGTGAATCTGGCAGCCATACGGGCCGCGGTGCTGAACAAGACGAAGGTGAGCAGCGAAGAGATAGAGTACGCCAAGGACCGCGTCATGATGGGGGCCGAGAGCAAGAAGATCgtgccggaggaggagcgtcgTGTGACTGCGTTCCATGAGGGTGGCCATGCTTTGAGTGCGATCTTGCTGAGGGACGAGGGTGCCGATCCTGTGCACAAGGCAACCATCGTTCCCCGCGGCAACGGCATAATGGGActcgtccagcagcagccagaGAGGGATAAGTACAGTCAAAGCAAGCGCCAGTGCCTAGCGCGCCtgaaggtgtgtgtggcgggACGCGTCGGCGAAGAGATTCTTTTGGGCCCTGACGACATCACGACTGGTGCAGGTTCCGATTTTCAGCAGGCCACAAACATGGCCCGTCACATGGTGCGACAGTTTGGGTTCAGTGACGCCATGGGCTTCGTCGACTATGGAACTCCCGATACGGCCGAAGGCGCCTACATATCAGATGAGACGAAACTCAAAATCGAAAAAGAGGTGCATCGCCTTGTTGAGCGGGCCTACGTCGAAACCAAGGAGCTTCTTCTTAGCCATCGCGCCGATCTGGAGGCTATCGCTAACAACCTGCTCAAGTATGAAACTCTCAGTGGCAAGGATCTTGAGAAGATTTTGAAGGGCGAGGCTATCCCAGAGCGACCTCCGCGCCTCTCACATGCTGCGGAAAGCAaggctgcaccgccacgagGCGGAAACAGTGACCAGCCAAGCGGTCAGAGAACCATTCCAATCTCATAG